The following are from one region of the Cottoperca gobio chromosome 13, fCotGob3.1, whole genome shotgun sequence genome:
- the rbm7 gene encoding RNA-binding protein 7, with the protein MGIEEETDRTLFIRNLDSRVTEELLFELFVQAGPLIKTKIPKDGDGKQKTFGFAVYKHEVSVPFAMQLLNGTSLHGRTIHVQFRSGSSHSSSPGNSSPANTPNPHGQRTPIQFSSPPYTPPPQMQRSLSSPDNLQKHVMMNNMMWQLHMQQIEQLNGGLSKSTQRQPSAGGNSGGGGSRQHDNAPYRHPSQMHSGGRNQRHPDEAAPARHQQHGHSRDNYQHQNDRSGNRHHDSRGGNRHDDKGGNRGHQDNRWRRYRDM; encoded by the exons ATGGGAATAGAGGAGGAAACGGACCGGACGCTCTTTATAAGAAATTTGGATTCAAGAGTGACGGAGGAGCTTTTGTTCGAGCTGTTTGTACAG GCAGGACCTCTCATCAAAACTAAAATTCCAAAAGATGGCGAtgggaaacagaaaacatttgggTTTGCCGTTTACAAACATGAAGTGTCCGTGCCATTTGCCATGCAACTACTCAACGGGACATCGTTGCATGGGAGAACTATCCATGTGCAGTTCAGATCAG GGAGTAGTCATAGCAGCAGTCCAGGGAACTCAAGTCCTGCAAATACCCCAAATCCACATGGCCAGAG GACCCCGATCCAGTTCAGTTCTCCACCATATACTCCTCCACCCCAAATGCAGAGGTCCCTTTCATCTCCCGATAATCTGCAGAAGCATGTCATG ATGAACAACATGATGTGGCAGCTCCACATGCAGCAGATTGAGCAGTTGAATGGCGGTCTCTCCAAATCTACGCAGAGGCAGCCGTCTGCAGGTGGAAATTCCGGCGGAGGCGGCTCGAGGCAACACGATAACGCCCCCTACCGGCATCCGTCCCAGATGCACAGCGGTGGCAGAAATCAGCGCCACCCAGACGAAGCGGCTCCCGCTCGTCATCAGCAACACGGCCACAGCCGGGACAACTATCAGCATCAGAACGACAGGAGTGGCAACCGTCACCATGACAGCAGAGGTGGCAACAGACATGACGATAAAGGTGGCAACCGTGGCCACCAAGATAACAGATGGCGACGGTACAGAGACATGTAA